One genomic window of Maribacter aquivivus includes the following:
- a CDS encoding TonB-dependent receptor, with translation MKLSIFTIAASLALSMGVCAQEQETDSLEGKKVVLDEVFVSAIRVTKQSPVTFSNLTKEDIKPRNLGQDIPVLMNFLPSVVTTTDAGAGVGYTGIRVRGSDATRVNVTINGIPYNDAESQGTFWVNMPDFASSTESLQLQRGVGTSTNGAGAFGASLNVLTDGFSQDAYGQISTSIGSYSTLRNNLKFSTGLLNDHVEISGRLSKIKSDGYIDRARSDLDSYFLQGAYKDDNTLIKAIIFGGHEVTYQAWYGIDAQTLKDDRTFNPSGIYTDLDGNTQFHNNEVDNYKQDHAQLLWNEQISDFWSTNIALHYTRGRGFFEQYKEADDFSTYGFEPIIVDGSEVNTTDLIRRRWLDNDFYGTVFSVNYKKDKLDLIIGGGLNKYEGDHFGEVIWARYASNSSYRDRYYDDSSSKTDFNLYTKANYQLTDQWSLYGDLQYRTVGYKANGDETGLVDDTFNFFNPKAGVTFDLNANNNFYLSYAVANREPNRNDYESGNPKPEKLNDFELGWRYVSANVQVNTNLYYMKYKDQLVVTGELNDVGAPLRENVGDSYRFGLEIDANIKLGDKFSVRPNIAISDNKNKDFFIDRDDELQGLGDTNIAFSPGLVAGNIISYMPCDAMSLSLYSKFVGEQYLSNTDTEASKLDAYFTNDFNITYEIKMNNVVKSIVFSGLVNNILNEKYVSNGYTYLDSWSTPGNTFEVQGYYPQAGTNFLLGATVNF, from the coding sequence ATGAAACTATCTATTTTCACAATTGCGGCGTCTTTGGCGCTAAGTATGGGTGTCTGTGCCCAAGAACAGGAAACCGACTCTTTAGAGGGTAAAAAAGTAGTGCTAGACGAAGTGTTCGTTTCGGCAATTAGGGTAACCAAGCAATCTCCGGTTACATTTTCAAATCTTACAAAAGAAGATATCAAGCCACGAAATTTAGGTCAAGATATTCCTGTTTTGATGAATTTTTTACCATCAGTGGTAACTACAACAGATGCAGGTGCGGGTGTTGGTTACACAGGAATTCGAGTAAGAGGAAGTGATGCTACACGTGTAAATGTAACCATTAACGGCATACCTTACAACGATGCCGAATCTCAAGGTACATTTTGGGTAAACATGCCAGATTTTGCTTCTTCAACAGAGAGTTTACAATTGCAACGTGGTGTTGGTACATCAACAAACGGTGCGGGTGCATTTGGGGCAAGTTTAAATGTATTGACCGACGGATTCTCGCAAGATGCATACGGACAAATATCAACTTCTATTGGAAGCTATAGTACCTTAAGAAATAACCTAAAATTTAGCACAGGACTTTTAAATGATCATGTTGAAATTTCAGGTAGATTGTCTAAAATAAAATCTGACGGATATATTGATAGAGCACGCTCAGACTTAGATTCTTATTTTCTGCAAGGGGCTTATAAAGATGACAATACATTGATAAAAGCAATAATATTCGGTGGTCATGAAGTTACCTATCAAGCATGGTACGGTATAGATGCCCAGACTTTAAAAGATGATAGAACTTTTAATCCTTCAGGTATTTATACAGATTTAGATGGTAATACTCAATTTCATAATAACGAGGTAGATAATTATAAGCAAGACCATGCCCAGCTATTATGGAATGAACAAATTTCAGATTTCTGGAGTACCAATATTGCATTGCATTACACAAGAGGTAGAGGTTTCTTTGAGCAATATAAAGAGGCGGATGATTTTTCTACCTATGGTTTTGAACCTATAATAGTTGATGGCAGTGAAGTAAATACCACAGACCTTATTAGAAGACGTTGGCTAGATAATGATTTTTATGGTACCGTTTTTTCTGTTAATTATAAGAAAGACAAACTGGATTTAATTATTGGCGGTGGGTTAAATAAATACGAAGGTGATCATTTTGGTGAAGTTATTTGGGCTAGATATGCAAGTAACAGTAGTTATAGAGATCGCTACTATGATGATAGTTCATCTAAGACAGATTTTAACCTGTACACAAAAGCAAATTATCAATTAACAGATCAGTGGTCGTTATATGGAGATTTACAATATAGAACGGTAGGTTACAAAGCAAATGGTGATGAAACAGGTTTGGTCGATGATACGTTTAATTTTTTCAACCCAAAAGCAGGTGTAACATTCGATTTAAATGCGAATAACAATTTCTACTTGTCGTATGCGGTAGCTAATAGAGAGCCAAATAGAAATGATTACGAAAGTGGAAATCCTAAGCCAGAAAAATTAAATGATTTTGAATTAGGATGGAGATACGTATCTGCCAATGTACAGGTAAATACAAACCTTTACTACATGAAATATAAAGATCAGTTAGTGGTAACAGGAGAGTTGAATGATGTAGGTGCACCACTAAGAGAGAATGTTGGTGATAGCTATAGGTTCGGCTTAGAAATAGATGCAAATATTAAGTTGGGAGATAAATTTAGTGTAAGACCTAACATAGCCATCAGTGATAATAAGAACAAAGATTTTTTTATTGACAGAGATGATGAGTTGCAAGGTTTAGGAGATACGAATATTGCATTTTCACCAGGTTTGGTAGCGGGTAATATTATTAGTTATATGCCGTGCGATGCAATGAGTCTTTCGTTGTACTCTAAATTTGTTGGCGAGCAATATTTAAGTAATACAGATACGGAAGCTTCTAAATTAGATGCTTATTTCACGAACGATTTCAACATTACTTATGAAATTAAAATGAATAACGTTGTGAAGTCGATTGTATTTTCTGGTTTGGTAAATAATATCTTAAACGAGAAATA